GGTATAAAGCTCTATATGGACAAGGTTAATGGCCTACTTGCGCTCTCAAAAGACCAGTTGCGCGGTCGCGTTTAGATTTGGCTCACCGCTTAAAACTCACGTGTAAAGGTAGATATATGAAACCTGTACTTATCTTGCTTGCGGGCTATCCTGCAACAGGTAAAACCTATCTGTTACAAAGGATTCAGGCACGCTTTGCGCATATTGATTTTGGGCTTGTGGGGCCAGATGACATTAAAGAAGAGGTGTGGGACGAGCTTGGCTTTTCTAATGAGAAAGAAAAGGCCGTGCTTGAGCTTGAAGTTTGGCGACGCTACTACGCGCGCATTCGCTTTTGCATGGAGCATAGACAAGCAATTTTGTCCGACTATCCCTTCTCAGAAAAACAGCGTCCAACACTTAAGGAGCTGGTTGTTCACTATGGCTATCAGGCGCTTACGATTCGTTTAGTGGGAGACCCTGAGCGCATTTATGAACGCTCGCTACAGCGTGATTTATCGCCTACGCGCCATGCGGGGCATTTGCTACATAGCTATCGGCCAGGGCAGGTATTAGAGAATCGGGCGCAAGCTGCGGGTTTGGTCTCGCGTGAGCTTTTCCTTGAGCGCTGTAGAACCAAGGGCTATGAGCGCTTTTGCTTGGGGCATTTGATTGAAGTAGATGCAACTGATTTGGCAGCTATTGACTACGAGGAGTTGCTAAGACAACTTGGCGCGGCGCTCACGTTATAGCAGCATGAGATGTTTCGGGATTAAGCAAATTATAGTTTTTAGAGGGTGCATGTTATTATCGAGAGGCGAGTTAGTTGGAAAATGCAGGTGTGGATGTTGAAAAAACAGGAGGTGGCTACCTTGTCAGGGCTTGACTTTAGTGGCAAAAAGCAGCTGTATTATCAGCTGTACGACATCCTGTTTCAAGATATTGTCAACGATGCCTATTCAGTGGGTGATTACATCCCGTCTGAGACAGAACTTATGCGTCAGTATGGGGTTTCACGAGCTACCGCGCGCAAAGCTATGGAGCTGCTCGCCAATAATGGGCTTATAAAAAAACGGCGTGGTCATGGTTCTGAGGTTATTGCAACACGCCCAAATACCTCGCCAAATCGTGTGGCAAGTTATATTAAAAAAGGACTTGCCGATCAAAAGACACCCATCAAGCGTACCATCGAAAGCGGTATTGTTCCTGCAGACGCATTGGTGTCCGAGCGCTTACATATTCCAGCTGCGAGCGATATGTTTCAGCTTTGCCGTGTGCGCTATTCGGGCGAGGAGCCTTGCTACCTAGAGACTATTCAGGTTGAACGCGCGTATACGCCTCATGCCTTGGGGCACGATTTTTCAATGGAGTCATGGCGTAGCTACCTCACGCATGAGTGTAAGGTGCGCTGGAGCCGTGCGGTGCAGTCAATTTATGCGGTGGTGGCAGATGAGGTGCGGGCATCTTTGCTACAGGTAGAGCCGGGCGACCCTTTGGTCTATATTGAGCGTATTTCTATCGATACTGCTGGTATACCCCGTGAATTTGTACAGACTTATTATCGTGCTGATTTGTATCACTTAGAGATTGAGCTTGACGTATAAGCGTAGTAGCTCACGTTCAAACGCTATTTTCGCGCGTCGTTCATCTGCTGAACAAGCTGAGAAAGTGATTGTACCTGTGCTTCAAGTTCAGCAATGCGCCGCTCATTTGCCGCAATGTTTTCACGGTTAGCAGAGCTATCCTCAAAAACGGGGTCGGGCAGGTTTTCGCGGTGTTGTTCGGCATCAACGATAGCGGTAGAAACACGGCTGCCGTTTTGTCGCACCACACGTCCCGGAATACCAACCACCGTGCAATGCGCTGGCACGTCTTTTACGACAACCGAATTTCCGCCAATGCGCACATCATTGGCAATAGTGATATTGCCAAGCACCTTAGCTCCGGTGCCAACTACAACACGGTCTCCGAGGGTAGGATGGCGCTTGCCGCTTTCGTTGCCGGTGCCACCAAGGGTAACGCCCTGGTAGAGTATGCAGTCATCGCCAATTACAGTGGTTTCACCAATAACAACGCCCATGGCATGGTCGATAAACAAACGCCGCCCTAATTGCGCCGCGGGGTGAATCTCTACACCGGTAAAAAATCGCGTAATCTGCGAGAGCACCCGTGCAAGTCCACGTAAACCATGATTCCACAGCCAGTGCTCTGGTGTGTGTGCCCATTTTGCGTGAAGGCCTGGGTACGAAAGAAAAATAATAAAGCTCGTTTGAGCAGCAGGGTCGTGACGCTTTACCGCATGTATATCCTCTTTAATGGTGGTAAGAAAACTCACAGTCAACCCTTTATATCAAGACGCGCTACGTATGCACGCCGCTTCAATCAATAGAAATCACATAGTAGAGCGTAAGCCCTGCTTAGTCTAGTAAAGGCAATCGAGAAAAGCATATGTATTTTGAGCATTCGTTTACAATAACTCGAGATTTGTACCAAGAAATGCACATGCGATAAGCCAAGGCGTATCTGCACGCATACGGCTTACAAGATAAAGGATTGATTCATGGGTATTGTTGAGTTTTTAACCGAGTTGCTAAAAGACCCGCGAGGAGCTATTGCCACGTGGATTGCCTTAGGCCCGCTTTATGCATACGGCTTTATATTTTTGATTATCTTTATTGAGACCGGCGTGGTGTTTATGCCGTTTTTGCCGGGCGATTCCCTACTTTTTGCAGCAGGTATTTTTGCTCACGAAACAGGCCCGCTTGACATAGTAACCCTGCTTATAGTGATTTGGATTGCAGCAATCCTTGGCGACCAGATGAATTTTATGATTGGTCACTTTTTTGGACAGCGCATTATTTCTTCGGGCAAGATAAAGGTTATGACCCCCGAGCACATTGAGAAAAGTGAGGCGTTTCTTAGCAAATGGGGTCATCTCGCAATTTTTCTGGGGCGCTTTTTTCCTTTTATTCGTACGTTTGTGCCCTTTTTAGCAGGAATGGGCGGCATGAAGTGGCATTCTTTTGTGCTGTATAACATTTTGGGCGGCATTACGTGGTCAACTGTGTTTATTTTGCTTGGCTACTTTTTTGGCGGTATTTCAGCAGTTCAAGATCACTTTGAGGTCATTGTTTTGGGCATTATTGCTGTTTCGCTCATCCCTGCTGTAGTGGGGCTTGTTCGGGCACGTATGGCATCAAAGCGAGACAAGTAAGAGCGCAAAGCACAGGTTAAAGTCGTATAGGGAATTGTTTCCAGTCTACAAAGAATCGCAGAGCGTGAGGCTTGTTTAGATGCGGCGCATGGTATAAGGCGTACAATCGGGCGAGTATTTGTAGAAGCGAGAGGAAACACCATGACCGAAGCAAAACAAGACATTGACTGGAACAACTTAAGTTTTGCCTATATGCCTACCGACTACAGTTATGTGGCAGACTGGAAAGATGGGGCATGGGGAGCAGGTGAGCTTACGCGCAAACATGAAATTACCCTGTCTGAATGTGCCGGTATTTTTCATTATTGCCAAGAAGTCTTTGAAGGTCTTAAGGCTTATACCACAGCAGATGGGCGCATTGTGACCTTTCGCCCTGATTTGAATGCGCAGCGTATGTTTGATTCGGCGGAGCGTCTTGAGATGCCGCCTTACCCGCTTGATAGTTTTGTTGAGGCGGTCGAGCAGGTCGTGGCAGCAAATGCAAGCTGGGTTCCACCGTTTGGCTCGGGAGCAAGCCTGTATGTGCGTCCCTTTATGATTGGGTCGGGCGATGTAATCGGAGTAGCTCCAGCGCCTGAGTATCATTTTCATATTTTAACAACACCGGTGGGTCCCTATTTTAAGGGTGGCTTAAAGCCCATTAAGCTGCGTATTGCTGAATATGACCGCGCGGCACCCCATGGTACCGGCAGCATCAAAGCGGGACTTAACTATGCCATGAGCCTTAAATCCACCATGGACGCTCATCGGGCAGGCTTTGCCGAAAATCTCTATCTCGATTCACAGTCGCGCCAGTATGTTGAAGAAACAGGTGGCGCAAATGTGCTTTTGGTAGCACAGGACGGAACGCTTGTGGTGCCCATGAGTCAAACTAATTCAATTTTGCCTTCAATTACGAGGCGCTCCCTTGTGCAAGTGGCAAAAGACTTGGGTATGGAGGTTGTTGAGCGTCCTGTGCTTTGGGAAGAGCTGAAGCGCGGTGACTTTGTTGAATGCGGTTTGTGCGGCACTGCTGCGGTCATTTCTCCGGTGGGCGAGATTCATGAAGGGGATACCGTGGTGAGTTTTGCTCAGGGTCATGATGAGATGGGACCGGTTATGACGCAGTTGCGCAAGACCCTGACTGGCATTCAGGACGGTGTGGTTGAAGACCTTCATGGATGGGTGCACCAAATTGCCTAAATCAACGGCGTGAAACACTGCGTGTTTAGTAAATTCCCTGCTAAATAGCCTTAACGGTCATGGACACCTTGCAGTCCATGACCGTTTTGTTTCAGCTTAGTTAATCAGTCTTGCATCAAATACTTTAGTAAAGTAAAGTACCTCACGTGCACAAGACAGAGAGTGTCAAACACTCAGACGCTGAGACGAGAGGATAAAGACATGAAGAAGAACATGCTTCGCAATTTTGTTGCCGGTGTGGCAGCGCTTGCGCTATCGGTAGGTTTAGTTGCGTGCTCGGGTGGCAAAGCAGCAGAAAGCACAAATAGGTCAGGTGCTGATACTGCAAAAGATACATCAGCTGCAGCAACTGGTACCTTGGTTGTAGGTTTTGACCAGGCGTATCCACCTTATGGTTTTGTTAATGACCAGGGTGAGTTTACGGGCTTTGACCTTGACTTGGCAAAGGCAGTGGCCGATAAGCTGGGCTGGAAGCTTGAGTATTCGCCCATTGACTGGGACGCAAAGGATACGCTGCTCAATTCTGGTGCTATTAACGCTATTTGGAACGGCTTTACCATGGAAGGTCGTGAGGACGGCTATAGCTTCTCTGAGCCGTACATGCTGAATCAGCAAGTTGTGGTTGTAAAAAAGAATGCAGGTATCGAAAAATTGGCAGATTTAGCAGGCAAGAACGTTATTACACAGGCTGACTCTGCGGCAGCAAGCGTGCTTGAGGGTGACCAGACTGAGCTTGCAAAGAGCTTTGCAGCCCTTGAGACACGTCCCGATTACAACACTGCTTTTGCCGAGCTTACCTCAGGTGCAACCCAAGCTGTTGCCTGCGACCTTTCTATTGCTCAGTATCAGATGGCGGCAAACCCCGATGCTTACTTTATGATTGCTGAGCCGCTTTCAAGCGAGCACTATGCCGTTGGCTTTAAGAAGGGTGATACCGCAAGCGCTGAGCAGGTGAGCAAAACCTTGAAGGGGCTCTATACCGACGGTACGGTTAAGCAGCTTTGCGAAAAGTATGCAAGCTACGGCTTGAGTTTTGAGAACTGGGTGCTTAAATAAACATCACGGCTAATGAATACTGAAAGGGTCTGGCTGCGTGCACAGACCCTTGTTTGTGAAAGGATTTCCATGACACTCCCTACTATGATTGGCATGTTGAGCGAGGGCTTTTTAGTCAGTCTTAGCATTTTTGCACTCACCTTGTTAGGAGCGCTTCCTCTGGGAATCCCGGTTGCCTTTATGCGCATGAGCCGTATTCTTCCTTTGCGCTTGCTCGCGCGTCTCTATATTTCGCTTATGCGCGGAACGCCGCTCATGTTGCAAATGTTTGCCATTTACTTCGCACCATACTATGTCTTTGGTATTCAGTTGAGCCCCGAATCTAAATGGCAGGCCTGTATTGTGGCATTTATTGTGAACTACGCTGCATATTTTGCAGAAATCTATCGGTCAGGTTTGCAATCAATTCCTGCAGGGCAGCTTGAGGCGGCTGAGGTTTTGGGCTATTCGCGCACTCAGACCTTTGTGCGTATCGTTATGCCACAGGTGCTTAAGCGCATTTTGCCAACATTAGGTAATGAGGTTATTACGCTGGTGAAGGACACCTCCCTTGCATTTTCAATTGGCGTAGCCGAGATGTTTTCTATGGCAAAGGCCCTAGTTGCTTCTCAGCGCACCATGTTTCCGTTTGCAATTGCAGGCGGTTTGTATTGGGTCTTTAATGTACTCATTGAGATTGTTATGGGTCGCATCGAGAAAAAGATGGATTACTATCACGATTAAGAACGCATTATTGCGCTATAGGTAGTTGTAAGGCAGTAGGTATACAAACGTTGATAAGGGAATGTGTTATGGCTGCACCCGCTCCTGTTTCATTACAGCACGCACAAAAGGCCTTTGGTACAACAGTGGTACTGCGTGATATTTCACTTGAGGTTGTTACCGGTGAAGTTGTGGCTATCATCGGTCCTTCGGGTGGTGGCAAGTCAACCTTGCTGCGCTGTCTTACCTTGCTTGAGACGCTTGATGGCGGTAGCCTTTCGTATGGAGACATTGATGTTGCAACTGCCGCACCTGATGGTCGCTCAGTCTATGGCACTAAGCAGGTACTTGCTGCAGCGCGTCAGCGTTTTGGTCTTGTGTTTCAGGATTTTAACCTGTTTCCGCATATGAGTGTTTTACAAAACATTATGGACGCGCCTCTGGTGGTGCAAAAGCGACAACGTGTTGAGGTAGAAGAGCAGGCACGTGCACTCATTGCAAAGATGGGTTTGCTTGGCTGTGAAAATAAAGTTCCTTATCAGCTGTCGGGCGGTCAGCAACAACGAGCAAGTATCGCCCGCGCCCTTTGTATGAACCCTGAACTGCTGTATTTTGACGAGCCTACGAGCGCTTTGGACCCTGAGCTTACAGGCGAAGTTCTCAAGACCCTCAAGTTGCTCGCTGAAGAAAAGCGCACCATGATTATTGTGACGCATGAAATGGACTTTGCTCGTGATGTTGCTAACCGCGTGGTCTTTATGGATGGTGGGCGCATCATTGAGTCAGGCTCGGTAGAGCAGGTGTTTGACCATCCTCAACAAGAGCGCACGCGCGCCTTTTTGTCAGGTTACCTGCGATAAATATTGATGTCGCTGCACAATTAAATCTCTTACAGCAACTGTTTTATGTTAGGCTAGCGCTCACCAGAGACTTGAAAGGAGCTCTTGTGGAAGCGTATAAGCAGGATTTTATTGAGTTTATGGTTGAGGCTAACGTTCTCAAATTTGGCGAGTTTACGCTCAAAAGTGGGCGCACTTCGCCATTTTTTATGAATGCCGGTGCCTACGTAACAGGTGAGCAGCTTAAGCGCCTCGGCGTGTATTATGCACAAGCTATTCACGATGCGTTTGGGCTTGATTTTGACCTTGTATTTGGACCGGCATATAAGGGCATTCCCCTTGCGGTGGTTACATCTATTGCTCTTTATGAGCTGTACGGCAAAGAGGTACGGTATTGCTGCAATCGCAAAGAGGTGAAAGACCACGGTGCAGATGCAGGCAATTTGTTGGGCTCTGAGCTTTGCGATGGTGACCGGGTGGTTATGGTAGAAGACGTAACTACCTCAGGAAAGTCCATCGATGAGACCTATCCCCTTTTGAAAGCTGCCGCCGATGTTGAGGTTGTGGGATTAGTTGTTTCGCTCAACCGCATGGAGGTAGGAAAGGGTGGCAAGTATACTGCGCAGCAAGAAATTACCGAGCGCTATGGGTTTCCGGTGACATCAATTGTTACGATGGCTGAGGTAACTGAGCACTTATGGAATCAAGAGCTCAACGGTCGAGTGGTAATTGATGATGCACTTAAAGTGCAACTTGATGCATATTATGCACATTACGGTGTAGTAGATTCTTTATAAATAGCGAGGTAGTTATATGAAAAAGATTGTCTTAACAAGTCTTATGGCACTGGTATTTGCTGTATGCAGTTTTGGTTTAGCTGGGTGTTCACAAAAGACTATTGATGAGCAAATTTTTGAAGAATTAGACACGGGCTTAAAAGATGTTCAGTCGGGTGCGCTGAATAGCGAATTAGCAAAGAGCTATACCGAAGCTTCGGGTTTTAACGCTCAAGAATATGGCATGGATGGGACTGAGCTTATTCAGGCTCTTTTGCGCGATTTTACGTATGAGATTGGCGAGATTAAAGTTGATGAGGGTGCAGGCAAGGCATCAGTTACCGTTAATGCAACTTCTCGTAATCTCCAGAGTGCTATGAAGACCTTTGCAGAAAAGCTGCAACACTACATTGCCGAACATGTAGGAAAAGAGCCACTAGAAGACATGATGAAGCAAACGGGTCCTATTTTGATTGAATCAATTGAAGAGACTCCAACTACGAAACATGAGGTCATTGTGCCTGTTACGCGTTCAAAGACAGGTGAATGGGAGATTGATGAGAGTGCTATAGCGGAGTTGTTGCTTCAGACAAAGTCTTAACACAGCGCATGTTTGATTGAATGTTCACCGGCGTAGGGCAAATAAAGCGCTACGCCGGTTTTTGTATAGAGAGGCACGCTATATGTAATGAAATTGCCTATACGCTCTGGTTCAAAACAAGAGCGCTCAGTTCTTCTGGATTATCAACAATATAGTCTGCGCCTGCCGCTCTAAGTTCGTCTGTGCCGCGAAAGCCCCATGCTACGCCCGCTGTTCGGAGCCCGGCGTTATGTCCGCACATAACATCAACGTCGCTGTCGCCAACATAGAGCGTACGTGCTGGGTTAGCGCCAAGTTGTGCAAGTACATGCATAGTTATAGGAGCAGCTGGTTTTGGAGGAAAGGCATCGATGCGCCCCTGGATATATGTAAAGCGCTCGTTGCCAAAGTATCTCTCAATAAGCGGAACTGCTGCTTGATGGTCTTTATTGGTAAGAACGGCAAGTTTTACTCCAGCGGCAAGGAGCGTATCAAGCATGGTAAGAATGCCCGGATAGGGCGCGGTTGTATCTTCTTTGTGCTTAGCATAGTCTGCTCGAAATGCTGCAAGTGTTTTTTCAAGCATGGCAGCATCTCCTGCATATTCTGCTGGCATAAAGCGTTCTACCAGCTTAACCATGCCATTTCCAACTTTATAACGATACGCATCAACCGGAAAGCTTGGCCAGCCTTGTGCCTCGCATACCCGATTAGCTGATTGTGCAAGGTCGTTGAGCGTATCAAGAATAGTGCCGTCTAGGTCAAATATGACATGCGAAAACGCAGGAGTTATAGCCATGAAGTTCCTTTCGTGCCAGGTTGTTTTCGCAAGCGTAGCACATTAGGAAGAGTTGCATAAAACCGTGCAGCGCTTTGCAGTTTTCGCGGGTTTCGTGTTGTTGTCTTATTGCTGAGACAGAAAAGCTGCATCAAAGAGGGGCAACGGGGTATAGTAGGCAGGCATCAACGTGTATTTGTGTATACGGCGTTTGTGCATTGCGCACCCAAAACGCTTGTGGGAGAATGCCGGATACAAGGGGTCTGACATGGATATTTCTCGAAAAACAGATTATGCCCTGCGCATTTTAGCCATGCTTGCCAAGCAAGACAGCGGCTTGCTTTCTGTGCGCACCGCCGCCACAGCATCTGGCATTCCTTATTCATTTGCGCGGGCAATTCAGCATAGCTTATCTGAGGCTGACCTGATTGAAAGCGTGCGCGGCGTGAACGGCGGCATGCGCCTGCGCCACCCGGCTCATGAGGTAACGCTTCGCGCTATTGTTGAGGCAATGCAAGGCCCGCTTGGTGTTAATGTTTGTACGCTTGGCGAAAACCCGTGTTGGCGTGAGAGTGAATGCTGCTTTCATCCTGTATGGCTCGGCATTCAGGCGCTACTTGAAAGCTATCTTGACTCGGTAACGCTTGATGATGTGGTACACAACCGCAATCACCCGGCGGTCGATGCAAAGTTTTCTGACCCCAACCGATTTAAGGAATATGCAAGAGGCGAGGGCATTGCAACGTGCAAAGTTCCTTGGTAGCCAACGAGTTTAGAAGCTTTATTCGTCAAGAAGGTCAACGACTGTACCGCGATTTGGCGTGGCGCAATACGCAAGACCCTTACTACGTATGGCTCTCTGAGGTCATGCTTCAACAGACACAGGTATCACGAGTAGTGACGCGCTGGGCTGAATGGATAGATGCCTTTCCCAGTGTTTTTGCACTAGCGGAGGCATCAACAGCGCGCGTGCTAGCTGCGTGGCAGGGCATGGGCTATAACCGCCGGGCGCTCAGCTTAAAAGCGGCAGCTGAGCGTATTGTTGCTGAATACGATGGTATTTTTCCGCAGAGTGCGCGTGAGTTGGTATCACTGCCAGGCATAGGACCTGCTACTGCCCAAGGTATTCGGTCGTTTGCATACAATCTGCCTGGGGTTTATCTTGAGACAAACGTGCGCACCGTTTTTATTCATCATTTCTTTCAAGATGTGCCCGATGTTCCCGATAAAGAATTGATTCCGCTTATCGAGGCAACATGTCCGGGGGAGCAGCAGCCGTTTGCACTACCGCAGGACGCAGAGGATACCAGCCGTGCCTGGTATTATGCGCTGCTCGATTATGGTGCCGAGCTTAAGCGGCAAGTACCCAATCCGTCGCGGCGGTCAAAAAGCTATAGCAGGCAGTCAAAGTTTGAGGGTTCGCGCCGCCAAAAACGTGCAGAGCTTGTACGACTTCTTTTAGCGGCAGGAGAACAAGGTCGAGGGCTTGAGTTGTCTGAGCTTATACATAGTTTATCTGCTTTTGAGCTAGCGTCCGGTCGTCCGCCAGTTGCGGGTGATTTGGTGCAGAGCATTCTAGGTGACCTTGTTCGTGAGGGTTTTTGTCGCGAGAACCAAGGCAGCTGGCGGATTATCTAGCTTGAGCGCCTTGGGGTGCGTACGGCTGCTTCGGTTGCATTTGATGCCATGTTTTTGACGCGTACTACGTGGTGGCTTTGTGCATATTTGCGCTGCTCAAGTATATTAAAAAGTAGGGTATAGCTAACTCGGCAGGTCAAGCCCGTGCACAAATAGAGCAATCAAAAAACCGGCCGCACATTCAGTTTCCTTAATAGGAATGGTTTACAATAAGCATGTATTGGGCGCATAGAGGGAGCGTCTGCGATACTGCGTACACCGTATCGATAGAAGGGATGAAGTATGGATTTTGAGAATTCAGAGACAAAAAAGAACCTTGAGACTGCGTTTGCGGGCGAGTCAATGGCTCACACTAAGTACCGTTACTATGCATCAAAGGCAAAGAAGGACGGATACGTTCAAATCTCCAATATCTTTATGGAGACCGCAGTAAACGAGTCAGAGCATGCAAAGCTTTGGTTTAAGTATCTTCATGGTGGCGAGGTTCCACCTACGCTCGATAACCTCAAAGATGCTGCCGCTGGTGAGAACTATGAGTGGACCACCATGTACAAGGACTTTGCCGAGAAGGCCGAAGAAGAGGGCTTCAAAGACATTGCGGCAAAGTTCCGTGGTGTGGGTGCAGTAGAGAAGGCTCACGAGGAGCGTTATCTCAAGCTTGCTGAGCGTGTTGAAAAGGGCGAGGTCTTTACCCGCGAGGGTGTTAAGGTTTGGAAGTGCTTAAACTGTGGTCACCTGCATGTTGGGGCTGCTGCTCCTAAAATGTGCCCGGTTTGTGCACATCCTCAGTCCTATTTTGAGGAGCACTCAATCAATTACTAGGCTTGGCTAACAGGTTGAAGTTGCTTAGCTTTGGTGCGCCGGTGATATGCCGGCGCATTTTTAATGGCAAAACGTGTAGTTTTATGAGCAGATTTGAATATCCCATGGTGAGAGGCTGCAGATTATTTGAATCGCGTGGCGCCGTGCATGGTTTTACAAAAGTTGCGGAAGATATAACACCAAGTGAGACGAATGCCTGCAGCTCGTCACATATTCGTATTGCTGGTGATCAATGCGAATAAAGCCCGAATGTCTCGGAAGCATTCGGGCTTATTTTTTAGATATGCGCATGTATAGCAAATCACTGGCGATGGGGTGAGCTTTAGTGTATATCTTGACAAGTGTGGCAATTTGCATGATGCTCAGACAACCCCTTTCGCGCACACCTCACAGAGAGGTCGTGCCATGAATTTGTTTATTGAGTTTCCTGGTCAGCAGCGTACTAAGCGTCCGGGCAGTTCGCTTTGGAAAGAGCCTGCCTACACTCCACCTGTTTATAATGCGACAGAAAAAGATACCGGCGTATCTGAGCTAACTGCTACTCTATCACGCCGGGATGTGCACCGTGCATCTGCACAGGAGCGTGAAATCCCTCGTTTTGTTCCAAAAACAAATCCCATTTCAGTGGAGGCCGCGTATGCTCCTGAGTTTGATTATGCTCAGGTCTTGCAACGGTGCAGCAAGCGCATGGCGGTATTGCGCGCTGTTATGCTGGTGATACTGGTGCCTGTGGCGCTGGGGCTTTTGTTTGTTGCATCGTTTTGTTTATCAAGCATCGCGCATGGAGCCAGACCTGAACAAGTTGGTGAGCAGCTAACACATCTGGTGCAACAAATATCAGGGCTTTTACATGGCATATTTTCTTGAAGTAAGTCCTTATGTCCAGATGGCTCTCTATAATGAGGAACAATACTTGAGATATGAGGAAGTGAACTCATGGATTACATAATCATTGTGTTGCTAGTTGGCTGTTTAGGCGCTGTGGCTGCAGGTGTGGCAGCGGTATGCGCAATACGCGCAAAGCATTTGGCAGACCAGCAAATAGACGCTGCTCGTCAAGCTTTAACCCAGCTAGAGCAAGCAAACCATGCGCTTGATGAAATGCTCCATGAGATGCCTCAAACCCGCTCTGGTCTTAATCAGTTAGTTAGCCAGCAAACGCTTGAGGCGGGGCAAGCCCAGCAACGTCATGAGGCAAGTTTGCACGCTGCGGGTCAAGCTGGTGAGCGGGTTGATACCTTGCGCCGCGAGCTAACCGAGCAGCTTGACCGTAGT
This region of Collinsella sp. zg1085 genomic DNA includes:
- a CDS encoding zeta toxin family protein, whose product is MKPVLILLAGYPATGKTYLLQRIQARFAHIDFGLVGPDDIKEEVWDELGFSNEKEKAVLELEVWRRYYARIRFCMEHRQAILSDYPFSEKQRPTLKELVVHYGYQALTIRLVGDPERIYERSLQRDLSPTRHAGHLLHSYRPGQVLENRAQAAGLVSRELFLERCRTKGYERFCLGHLIEVDATDLAAIDYEELLRQLGAALTL
- a CDS encoding GntR family transcriptional regulator, which gives rise to MLKKQEVATLSGLDFSGKKQLYYQLYDILFQDIVNDAYSVGDYIPSETELMRQYGVSRATARKAMELLANNGLIKKRRGHGSEVIATRPNTSPNRVASYIKKGLADQKTPIKRTIESGIVPADALVSERLHIPAASDMFQLCRVRYSGEEPCYLETIQVERAYTPHALGHDFSMESWRSYLTHECKVRWSRAVQSIYAVVADEVRASLLQVEPGDPLVYIERISIDTAGIPREFVQTYYRADLYHLEIELDV
- the cysE gene encoding serine O-acetyltransferase codes for the protein MSFLTTIKEDIHAVKRHDPAAQTSFIIFLSYPGLHAKWAHTPEHWLWNHGLRGLARVLSQITRFFTGVEIHPAAQLGRRLFIDHAMGVVIGETTVIGDDCILYQGVTLGGTGNESGKRHPTLGDRVVVGTGAKVLGNITIANDVRIGGNSVVVKDVPAHCTVVGIPGRVVRQNGSRVSTAIVDAEQHRENLPDPVFEDSSANRENIAANERRIAELEAQVQSLSQLVQQMNDARK
- a CDS encoding DedA family protein — protein: MGIVEFLTELLKDPRGAIATWIALGPLYAYGFIFLIIFIETGVVFMPFLPGDSLLFAAGIFAHETGPLDIVTLLIVIWIAAILGDQMNFMIGHFFGQRIISSGKIKVMTPEHIEKSEAFLSKWGHLAIFLGRFFPFIRTFVPFLAGMGGMKWHSFVLYNILGGITWSTVFILLGYFFGGISAVQDHFEVIVLGIIAVSLIPAVVGLVRARMASKRDK
- a CDS encoding branched-chain amino acid aminotransferase, which translates into the protein MTEAKQDIDWNNLSFAYMPTDYSYVADWKDGAWGAGELTRKHEITLSECAGIFHYCQEVFEGLKAYTTADGRIVTFRPDLNAQRMFDSAERLEMPPYPLDSFVEAVEQVVAANASWVPPFGSGASLYVRPFMIGSGDVIGVAPAPEYHFHILTTPVGPYFKGGLKPIKLRIAEYDRAAPHGTGSIKAGLNYAMSLKSTMDAHRAGFAENLYLDSQSRQYVEETGGANVLLVAQDGTLVVPMSQTNSILPSITRRSLVQVAKDLGMEVVERPVLWEELKRGDFVECGLCGTAAVISPVGEIHEGDTVVSFAQGHDEMGPVMTQLRKTLTGIQDGVVEDLHGWVHQIA
- a CDS encoding transporter substrate-binding domain-containing protein, yielding MKKNMLRNFVAGVAALALSVGLVACSGGKAAESTNRSGADTAKDTSAAATGTLVVGFDQAYPPYGFVNDQGEFTGFDLDLAKAVADKLGWKLEYSPIDWDAKDTLLNSGAINAIWNGFTMEGREDGYSFSEPYMLNQQVVVVKKNAGIEKLADLAGKNVITQADSAAASVLEGDQTELAKSFAALETRPDYNTAFAELTSGATQAVACDLSIAQYQMAANPDAYFMIAEPLSSEHYAVGFKKGDTASAEQVSKTLKGLYTDGTVKQLCEKYASYGLSFENWVLK
- a CDS encoding amino acid ABC transporter permease; translation: MTLPTMIGMLSEGFLVSLSIFALTLLGALPLGIPVAFMRMSRILPLRLLARLYISLMRGTPLMLQMFAIYFAPYYVFGIQLSPESKWQACIVAFIVNYAAYFAEIYRSGLQSIPAGQLEAAEVLGYSRTQTFVRIVMPQVLKRILPTLGNEVITLVKDTSLAFSIGVAEMFSMAKALVASQRTMFPFAIAGGLYWVFNVLIEIVMGRIEKKMDYYHD
- a CDS encoding amino acid ABC transporter ATP-binding protein, which produces MAAPAPVSLQHAQKAFGTTVVLRDISLEVVTGEVVAIIGPSGGGKSTLLRCLTLLETLDGGSLSYGDIDVATAAPDGRSVYGTKQVLAAARQRFGLVFQDFNLFPHMSVLQNIMDAPLVVQKRQRVEVEEQARALIAKMGLLGCENKVPYQLSGGQQQRASIARALCMNPELLYFDEPTSALDPELTGEVLKTLKLLAEEKRTMIIVTHEMDFARDVANRVVFMDGGRIIESGSVEQVFDHPQQERTRAFLSGYLR
- the pyrE gene encoding orotate phosphoribosyltransferase, which codes for MEAYKQDFIEFMVEANVLKFGEFTLKSGRTSPFFMNAGAYVTGEQLKRLGVYYAQAIHDAFGLDFDLVFGPAYKGIPLAVVTSIALYELYGKEVRYCCNRKEVKDHGADAGNLLGSELCDGDRVVMVEDVTTSGKSIDETYPLLKAAADVEVVGLVVSLNRMEVGKGGKYTAQQEITERYGFPVTSIVTMAEVTEHLWNQELNGRVVIDDALKVQLDAYYAHYGVVDSL
- a CDS encoding HAD family hydrolase yields the protein MAITPAFSHVIFDLDGTILDTLNDLAQSANRVCEAQGWPSFPVDAYRYKVGNGMVKLVERFMPAEYAGDAAMLEKTLAAFRADYAKHKEDTTAPYPGILTMLDTLLAAGVKLAVLTNKDHQAAVPLIERYFGNERFTYIQGRIDAFPPKPAAPITMHVLAQLGANPARTLYVGDSDVDVMCGHNAGLRTAGVAWGFRGTDELRAAGADYIVDNPEELSALVLNQSV